A window of Panicum virgatum strain AP13 chromosome 8K, P.virgatum_v5, whole genome shotgun sequence contains these coding sequences:
- the LOC120643725 gene encoding uncharacterized protein LOC120643725: protein MRDAKPLRLQRRDRGVTLRLPVLFQLLGFLLACVARGQQSPLPLFPRAAARPGTVGRREAAQQPDNNVAETISDNFSFRVASPLSNQMNLEVAVQAAAAFLNKTVESAHAYLSVGPIFNDYSSVGYYS, encoded by the exons aTGCGCGATGCCAAGCCCCTCCGGCTTCAGCGGCGGGATCGGGGCGTCACCCTGCGCCTCCCCGTGCTGTTTCAGCTTCTCGGCTTCCTCCTCGCCTGCGTCGCACGTGGACAGCAGAGCCCACTGCCCCTgttcccccgcgccgccgctcgccccggcACTGTCGGCCGTCGAGAAGCAGCTCAACAACCTGACAACAATGTTGCCGAGACCATCTCCGACAACTTCAGCTTCCGTGTCGCCAGCCC GTTATCAAACCAGATGAACCTGGAGGTAGCAGTGCAAGCTGCAGCAGCATTCTTGAACAAAACTGTTGAGTCTGCTCATGCCTATCTATCTGTTGGTCCCATATTCAATGACTACAGCTCGGTTGGATACTACTCCTGA
- the LOC120643726 gene encoding dolichol-phosphate mannose synthase subunit 2-like, producing the protein MELGDKAVGFLLTLTSLSIFTYYTFWVIILPFVDSDHFVHKYFLPQEYEILIPVIAGVVLLCFLSIFVGLVMLKSKKKKTT; encoded by the exons ATGGAACTGGGTGATAAGGCAGTTGGTTTTCTGCTGACGCTAACGAGCTTATCCATCTTCACCTATTATACATTCTGGGTCATTATCTTG CCGTTCGTTGACAGCGACCACTTTGTGCACAAGTACTTCCTGCCTCAAGAGTATGAGATTTTGATACCAGTGATTGCCGGCGTGGTTCTCCTTTGTTTCTTGAGCATCTTTGTGGGTCTCGTGATGCTCAagtcaaagaaaaagaagaccACTTGA